A genomic stretch from Arachis stenosperma cultivar V10309 chromosome 3, arast.V10309.gnm1.PFL2, whole genome shotgun sequence includes:
- the LOC130967414 gene encoding heat shock protein 90-6, mitochondrial-like: MHRLSRRCSSLSAALRHAAAPRRHLTVPLLSSISSVGEEDAKARWYSSVLSSEKSRNYQNLKKDLFLGKRYESTAAESAESNSTPSERYEYQAEVSRLMDLIVNSLYSNKEVFLRELISNASDALDKLRFLGVTEPELLKDAVDFDIRIQADKDNGVITITDTGIGMTRQELVDCLGTIAQSGTAKFLKALKDNKDAGGDNNLIGQFGVGFYSAFLVSDKVTVSTKSPKSDKQYVWEGEANASSYTIREETDPEKLIPRGTRLTLHLKRDDKGFAHPERIEKLVKNYSQFVSFPIYTWQEKGYTKEVEVDEDPAEAKKDEEDGKTEKKKTKTVVERYWDWELINETQPIWLRNPKEVTKEDYNEFYKKTFNEYLDPLASSHFTTEGEVEFRSILYVPAFAPTGKDDIINPKTKNIRLYVKRVFISDDFDGELFPRYLSFVKGVVDSNDLPLNVSREILQESRVVRIMRKRLVRKAFDMILGISMSDNREDYEKFWENFGKHLKLGCIEDRENHKRIAPLLRFFSSQSEEELISLDEYVENMKPDQKDIYYIAADSVNSAKNTPFLERLAEKDLEVLFLVDPIDEVAIQNLKSYKEKNFVDISKEDLDLGDKNEEREKEMKQEFGQTCDWIKKHLGDKVASVQISNRLSSSPCVLVSGKFGWSANMERLMKAQSMGDASSLDFMRSRRVFEINPDHPIIRNLDAAFKTNPDDQDALRAIDLLYDAALVSSGFTPDNPAQLGGKIYEMMGMALTGKWSAYSGQSHPTGTQPHVPETVEAEVVDPAEASSQK; encoded by the exons ATGCACCGGCTATCAAGGCGTTGCTCCTCTCTATCCGCCGCCCTCCGCCACGCCGCCGCCCCTCGCCGTCACCTCACTGTTCCACTTCTATCTTCCATTTCTTCG GTAGGCGAGGAAGATGCTAAAGCTAGATGGTATTCTTCTGTCTTAAGTTCAGAGAAATCTAGGAATTATCAAAACTTGAAGAAAGATTTGTTCTTGGGGAAGCGATATGAGTCTACTGCTGCAGAGTCTGCTGAATCCAACTCCACACCATCTGAGAGATATGAGTACCAAGCTGAG GTTAGTCGGCTCATGGACCTCATTGTTAATAGCTTATATAGTAACAAGGAAGTGTTTCTTAGGGAACTTATCAG CAATGCAAGTGACGCCTTGGATAAGCTACGGTTTCTAGGTGTTACAGAGCCTGAACTTCTGAAAGATGCTGTTGATTTTGATATCAGAATCCAAGCTGATAAAGATAATGGGGTTATCACTATCAC TGATACAGGTATTGGTATGACAAGACAAGAACTCGTTGATTGTCTTGGAACTATCGCACAAAGCGGTACTGCAAAATTTTTGAAGGCATTGAAG GATAACAAGGATGCTGGTGGTGACAACAACTTAATTGGTCAATTTGGTGTTGGGTTCTATTCTGCCTTTTTGGTTTCTGATAAG GTAACTGTCTCTACCAAGAGCCCAAAATCTGATAAACAATATGTTTGGGAAGGAGAGGCAAATGCTAGCTCGTATACCATTAGGGAAGAGACAGATCCTGAGAAGCTGATTCCAAGGGGAACTCGTCTTACACTGCATCTTAAG AGGGATGATAAAGGTTTTGCTCATCCAGAGCGAATtgaaaagcttgtgaaaaactATTCACAATTTGTCTCGTTCCCGATATACACTTGGCAGGAAAAAGGATACACCAAAGAA GTTGAGGTTGATGAGGATCCAGCTGAAGCAAAAAAAGACGAAGAAGATGGGAAGACTGAG AAGAAGAAGACTAAGACTGTTGTTGAGCGCTACTGGGATTGGGAGCTCATAAATGAGACTCAACCAATTTGG CTTCGTAACCCAAAAGAAGTCACCAAGGAGGATTACAATGAATTTTACAAGAAAACTTTTAATGAGTATTTGGACCCATTAGCATCATCACACTTTACCACAGAG GGTGAAGTAGAATTTAGGTCTATATTATATGTTCCTGCTTTTGCTCCTACAGGGAAGGATGACATAATCAATCCCAAGACCAAGAATATAAGACTATATGTTAAGAGAGTATTCATTTCGGATGACTTTGATGGAGAGCTG TTCCCCCGATACTTAAGCTTTGTCAAGGGTGTGGTTGACTCAAATGACCTTCCACTCAATGTGTCACGTGAAATTCTCCAAGAAAGTCGCGTA GTGCGGATTATGAGGAAACGTTTAGTTCGGAAAGCTTTTGACATGATTTTGGGGATATCTATGAGTGATAACAGGGAG GACTATGAGAAGTTCTGGGAGAATTTTGGCAAACATTTGAAACTGGGTTGTATTGAAGATCGTGAGAATCACAAACGCATCGCTCCATTGCTTAGGTTTTTCTCATCCCAAAGTGAAGAAGAACTGATCAGCTTGGATGAATATGTTGAGAACATGAAGCCTGATCAAAAAGATATTTATTACATTGCAGCTGATAGTGTGAATAGTGCAAAGAACACACCTTTCTTGGAGAGACTTGCAGAGAAGGATCTTGAA GTACTGTTTCTGGTGGATCCAATTGATGAGGTTGCTATTCAAAACCTCAAGTCATATAAGGAAAAGAATTTTGTTGATATTAGCAAGGAAGACTTGGATCTAG GTGATAAGAATGAAGAAAGGGAAAAGGAGATGAAACAGGAATTTGGCCAAACTTGTGACTGGATTAAGAAACATTTGGGGGATAAAGTTGCAAGTGTGCAAATTTCAAACAGACTAAGCTCTTCACCCTGTGTTCTGGTGTCAGGAAAATTTGGTTGGTCTGCAAACATGGAAAG GCTAATGAAGGCACAATCTATGGGCGATGCCTCTAGCTTGGATTTCATGAGAAGCAGAAGGgtgtttgagatcaatcctgaCCACCCTATTATCAGGAACTTAGAT GCTGCATTCAAAACAAACCCTGATGATCAAGATGCCCTCAGAGCTATTGACCTTCTCTATGATGCAGCTTTGGTTTCCAGTGGTTTTACA CCTGATAATCCAGCGCAGCTTGGAGGGAAGATATATGAGATGATGGGTATGGCTCTGACTGGTAAATGGTCTGCGTATTCTGGTCAGTCTCATCCCACAGGAACCCAGCCCCATGTCCCTGAAACCGTAGAAGCTGAGGTGGTTGACCCTGCTGAGGCAAGCAGTCAGAAATGA
- the LOC130966530 gene encoding uncharacterized protein LOC130966530, protein MDDDCPWLVHLSYNKSLQCYQVKTYKNDHTCARDLGSNAVDQHWISKKVEKRMSSQPHMRTNEAIDFLREEFSLTAHPKMVYRAVKEAREKIMGNEREQYNNVRGYLFEILRSNPGSRAEVCVTPIPQAPPLFDKLYIGLEACKQGFKSGCRPLIHLDGCFLKTYYGGQLLTAVAQDANNQFYVVAYGVARSETKESWKWFLTLLQEELGDVQTHVRHLFTEGLLSALKEVMPNAHHRNCVMHIWKNFINRFKDLYIREVVWDCARCTTIPEFKEQMEKLKGINQGAWEYLSRFEPATWVKAYFSHGPKVDNLTNNMCEVFNSKIVNYRSKPILTMCEEIRCYLMRRMVKHKELLSDYTGKLAPVQQKRMERLIRPSNKWRADWTGDDARKRFEVTRKATKVDVDLMRQTCSCNKWQLTGMPCIHAIAAIRKRHDHPEDYVHPWLCMESIHKTYAHCIQPVPSEEFWTRTEYSRPDPPIIKRPIGRPKVHNRQKDPAEPMMQQGDKLKRSFKVTCSKCGSTGHNYKTCKGAPSDPNWKPKTKKPKKGSTSQSMAVIPLSQSAPNDSDAPPSQDTPSVQDHNITTQQSTPDLSTQVSSGVIPGPSNPVATTPSVPQVRPAPATRRTPFCPPLQVPSTTAQKTQAAPARMRPKQKIFRPSAPLCPTPQPPQSQPNSTGPQPPQVVPGTSGSAT, encoded by the exons ATGGATGATGACTGCCCGTGGTTAGTTCATTTATCATACAATAAATCACTGCAATGCTACCAGGTGAAGACTTACAAAAACGATCACACTTGTGCAAGGGACCTAGGAAGTAACGCTGTTGATCAACATTGGATTAGTAAGAAGGTGGAGAAGAGAATGAGTTCACAGCCTCACATGAGAACAAATGAAGCAATTGACTTTCTGAGAGAGGAGTTCTCACTCACTGCACATCCAAAAATGGTCTATAGAGCAGTTAAGGAAGCAAGGGAGAAGATAATGGGAAATGAGAGGGAGCAGTACAATAATGTGAGGGGTTACTTGTTTGAAATTCTAAGAAGCAACCCTGGCTCCAGGGCAGAAGTGTGTGTAACTCCAATTCCTCAAGCCCCTCCACTATTTGATAAGCTGTATATAGGGTTAGAGGCATGCAAGCAGGGGTTTAAGAGTGGATGTAGGCCTCTAATCCACCTTGATGGTTGCTTCCTGAAAACATACTATGGTGGACAACTCCTAACTGCAGTGGCACAGGATGCGAATAATCAATTTTATGTTGTTGCTTACGGAGTTGCAAGGTCTGAAACCAAAGAGTCTTGGAAATGGTTTCTTACCCTACTTCAGGAGGAGCTGGGGGATGTGCAGACTCATG TTAGACATTTATTCACTGAG ggattactgtcagcttTGAAAGAAGTGATGCCAAATGCACATCACCGAAACTGTGTGATGCACATTTGGAAAAACTTCATAAACCGATTTAAGGATTTGTACATTCGGGAGGTGGTTTGGGATTGTGCTAGGTGCACCACCATACCCGAGTTCAAAGAACAAATGGAGAAGCTCAAAGGTATTAATCAGGGGGCATGGGAATATCTTTCCAGGTTTGAGCCAGCAACTTGGGTGAAGGCGTATTTCTCCCACGGGCCAAAAGTGGACAACCTCACAAATAACATGTGTGAGGTGTTCAACTCGAAGATAGTCAACTACAGAAGCAAGCCTATCCTCACAATGTGTGAGGAAATTAGGTGCTATCTAATGCGGAGAATGGTTAAGCATAAGGAGCTACTTAGTGATTATACAGGAAAGCTTGCACCAGTTCAGCAGAAGAGGATGGAGCGTCTAATAAGGCCTAGCAATAAATGGCGTGCTGACTGGACAGGTGATGATGCACGCAAGCGTTTCGAAGTAACTCGTAAAGCTACAAAGGTGGATGTTGATCTCATGAGGCAGACCTGCTCCTGCAACAAATGGCAGCTGACTG GCATGCCATGTATCCATGCCATAGCAGCCATAAGGAAGAGGCATGATCATCCAGAGGATTATGTGCATCCATGGTTATGCATGGAGTCAATACACAAGACATATGCTCATTGTATTCAGCCAGTGCCAAGTGAGGAGTTCTGGACAAGGACTGAATATTCTAGGCCGGATCCTCCTATCATAAAGAGACCAATTGGCAGGCCAAAAGTACATAATAGACAGAAGGATCCAGCTGAGCCAATGATGCAACAGGGAGATAAGTTGAAGAGGTCATTCAAAGTCACTTGTAGTAAGTGTGGTTCAACGGGACATAACTACAAGACATGCAAGGGCGCTCCATCTGATCCCAATTGGAAACCTAAGACAAAGAAGCCCAAGAAAGGTTCCACATCTCAGTCAATGGCAGTCATCCCACTGTCACAATCAGCTCCAAATGATAGT GATGCTCCACCTAGTCAGGATACTCCATCTGTTCAGGATCATAACATAACTACTCAGCAATCCACACCTGAT CTCTCAACACAGGTTTCAAGTGGTGTCATCCCAGGTCCTTCCAACCCTGTGGCAACAACACCATCAGTACCCCAAGTCAGGCCCGCACCAGCGACCAGAAGGACACCGTTTTGCCCTCCACTCCAAGTTCCATCTACAACGGCCCAAAAAACTCAAGCAGCTCCAGCGAGGATGAGGCCCAAGCAGAAGATATTCAGGCCATCAGCTCCACTATGCCCCACTCCACAACCCCCTCAAAGTCAGCCAAACTCCACTGGCCCACAACCACCTCAAGTCGTACCAGGAACAAGTGGATCAGCTACCTAG